One window of the Anopheles cruzii chromosome 2, idAnoCruzAS_RS32_06, whole genome shotgun sequence genome contains the following:
- the LOC128267105 gene encoding mucin-2-like: MRHGNNKEEQFPGFESMNWNPPRLGTPLIKVLLVAMATAVSVAGQSSGFSGYSYPKPTTKAPFEGYSYPKPTKPFTEGYTYTKPKCPLVLPSTVTDTQTIVTTTLVTETLPPLTSTQFETAFVTLPPVVQTETETRTVFVTHTSTDLIVSTHTEIIPTTVTSLLTTTHCQPNSYLPPPPPAPPVNTYLPAVDPPAKEYLPQPTAGQQPIKRATGERTELNEIGGGADGSTADQQSQPAINIIYVDRSPQRDGNVPADVPPADLMNWLLCKFNLTSGSCN; this comes from the exons ATGAGGCACGGCAACAACAAGGAAGAACAGTTCCCGGGGTTCGAGTCGATGAACTGGAACCCACCCAGGCTAGGA ACTCCCCTGATAAAGGTCCTGCTCGTAGCGATGGCCACTGCCGTGTCCGTCGCCGGACAGAGCAGTGGCTTCAGCGGCTACAGCTACCCCAAACCGACCACTAAGGCCCCGTTCGAAGGATACAGCTACCCGAAGCCCACCAAGCCGTTCACCGAGGGTTACACCTACACGAAGCCAAAGTGTCCTTTAGTCCTGCCAAGCACTGTCACCGACACGCAGACCATTGTAACGACCACGCTGGTAACGGAAACGCTTCCCCCGCTCACCAGTACCCAGTTCGAGACGGCCTTCGTCACGCTGCCCCCGGTCGTccaaacggaaaccgaaactcGGACTGTCTTCGTTACCCACACCTCAACCGATTTGATCGTATCGACTCATACGGAAATCATCCCGACGACAGTCACCTCACTGCTCACCACAACCCACTGTCAGCCGAACTCATatctaccgccaccgcctccagCACCACCCGTTAACACGTACCTTCCGGCCGTGGATCCGCCGGCCAAAGAGTATTTGCCGCAGCCGACCGCGGGCCAGCAGCCCATCAAGCGAGCCACCGGCGAGCGGACGGAGCTGAACGAGATCGGCGGTGGAGCGGACGGATCAACGGCCGACCAGCAGTCCCAGCCggccatcaacatcatctaCGTCGACCGCAGCCCGCAGCGGGACGGAAACGTGCCGGCAGACGTGCCGCCGGCCGATCTGATGAACTGGCTGCTGTGCAAGTTTAACCTCACCAGCGGCTCCTGTAACTGA
- the LOC128267106 gene encoding uncharacterized protein LOC128267106: MFNDRKPNTGPGFVKAYSNNWLTQLGDVYKYESPRGGGLRKRDQHQHRKIALYSILAMAFVAFFTLFMIVHEAERRMRQQVIELSFDNETSIEPSAGGFNTVLTTPLSSGLMNQSAESAESSMKRARGLRGSVAVGRDGLVLLPARFLKPPPVAGETDARSRLSWSGEGEPLLEAEVLTTPESAVSRRSDEPKPFHFKPIGLVPVGFQQQPVSGEANHSLADSIQGVLRQLTLAKRQQQLHYNYHPYRGAIPLQPSEFNHPVHQNHRIKFSGIYRHPRKNGDITTLFGAASQRPQEVVLQPPQLINQQLQQPMMPDTLYNFKPHDPSDVNLLATEQFRFAPQPRNTGWPREGMPFSVMLNLEPVPVVRQPYQPRQKGRRNRFRNPWAPPANEQAFAQLSPYRVRPPGNVYGESAEYEQESYFRRNGPPVPVPGFASPLIGPSRLMVHFNIYPKQTAAQRKSEPPASTELNTGEERPVAQPTVATLRGGSSTTTSTTEEQRSSTVPTTTPSSTVEVLKSIEIPTQINFDHVPLGRHPPPPRPEHNPWLGDEATNRLWQISA; this comes from the exons ATGTTTAACGATCGAAAGCCCAATACGGGCCCTGGATTCGTGAAGGCCTACAGCAACAACTGGCTCACCCAGCTCGGTGACGTCTACAA ATACGAGTCCCCGAGGGGTGGTGGGCTGCGGAAGCGcgatcagcaccagcaccgtaaGATCGCCCTCTACAGCATCCTGGCGATGGCGTTCGTGGCCTTCTTCACACTGTTCATGATCGTGCACGAAGCCGAGCGGCGGATGCGCCAGCAGGTTATCGAGCTAAGCTTCGACAACGAAACGTCGATCGAGCCGAGTGCCGGCGGCTTCAACACCGTCCTGACAACGCCCCTATCCTCGGGGCTGATGAATCAGAGCGCCGAGTCTGCTGAGTCGTCGATGAAAAGGGCACGCGGCCTGCGAGGCTCCGTAGCTGTTGGCCGTGACGGGTTGGTCCTCCTGCCAGCACGGTTTCTGAAGCCACCGCCGGTAGCGGGTGAAACGGACGCCCGGAGCCGGCTGTCCTGGTCCGGCGAAGGGGAACCCTTGCTGGAGGCCGAAGTCCTCACGACGCCCGAGTCTGCCGTTTCCCGCCGCAGCGATGAACCGAAACCGTTCCACTTTAAGCCGATTGGACTGGTTCCGGTAgggttccagcagcagccggtgtCGGGCGAAGCGAATCACTCGTTGGCCGACAGCATCCAGGGAGTGCTCCGTCAGCTCACGCTGGccaaacggcagcagcagctgcactACAACTACCACCCGTACAGAGGTGCGATCCCGTTGCAGCCCTCAGAGTTTAATCATCCGGTCCACCAGAACCATCGGATCAAGTTCAGCGGGATCTACCGACATCCGCGCAAAAACGGTGACATTACGACCCTGTTCGGGGCCGCATCGCAGCGCCCTCAGGAGGTGGTCCTCCAGCCACCGCAGCTCATTaaccagcagctccagcagccGATGATGCCGGACACGCTGTACAACTTCAAGCCACACGACCCGAGCGATGTGAATCTGCTGGCCACGGAACAGTTCCGGTTTGCGCCGCAGCCCCGCAACACCGGCTGGCCGCGGGAGGGAATGCCCTTCTCGGTGATGCTAAACCTAGAACCGGTGCCCGTCGTACGGCAACCCTATCAGCCCCGTCAGAAAGGGCGCCGGAATCGGTTCCGCAATCCGTGGGCACCTCCCGCCAATGAGCAGGCCTTCGCGCAATTGTCCCCGTATCGGGTGCGACCCCCCGGGAACGTTTACGGCGAAAGTGCCGAGTATGAGCAGGAGAGCTACTTTCGTCGCAACGgcccaccggttccggttccgggctttGCCAGCCCGCTGATTGGTCCGAGTCGGTTGATGGTCCATTTCAATATCTACCCGAAGCAGACGGCGGCCCAGCGAAAGTCTGAGCCACCCGCCTCGACGGAGTTGAACACGGGAGAGGAACGTCCGGTGGCTCAaccaacggtggccactttgCGGGGCGGTtcatcgaccaccaccagcaccaccgaagAGCAGCGATCCTCCaccgttccgacgacgacacccTCCTCGACGGTGGAGGTGCTCAAATCGATCGAGATCCCGACGCAGATCAACTTTGACCATGTGCCGCTCGGTCGGCATCCACCACCGCCTCGGCCGGAGCACAATCCTTGGTTGGGCgacgaagcgacgaaccggTTGTGGCAGATCAGCGCCTAA